CGCGCCTCAGCCATGAACAGGTGCTCGAGAATGCGAAGGAATACCAGGAACAGTTCTTCAAGGTCGTCCGCCGCGACCAGGTGGAAATCCACTACAACGGCGAATGGTTCAGTAAGCTCCCGTTCAGCAAGGTGACCGAACTCATGGGTCAGTTCACCGTGGCCCAGATGCTCGAACGCGAGGACTTCCACAACCGCTATACAGCTAACACGCCCATCAGCCTGCACGAGTTCATGTACCCGATGATGCAGGGCTACGATTCCGTGGCCATCAAGAGTGACGTGGAACTCGGTGGCACCGACCAGAAGTTCAACGTGCTCCGCGGTCGCGACTTGCAGCTTTTCGAAGGCATGGAACCGCAGATCGGCCTCTTCATGCCGATCCTCCTTGGTACCGACGGCAAGGTCAAGATGAGTAAGTCCATCGGCAACTACGTGGGCCTGAACGAGCCCGCCGACGTGATGTACCACAAGATTTACAGCCTCGCCGACAGCATCGTCGAGAACTGGTTCGAACTTCTCACCAACATCCCGCTTGCAGAAATCAAGCAGATGATGGCAGACATTGCCGCTGGCAAGATGAACCCGAACGATGCCAAGCACCGCCTCGCCATCGACATCGTCACTCAGTATTACGGCGCAGACGCCGCCGAGGCCGCCGCAGCGAAGGAACGCGAAATCCACAGCGGTAACGCCATCCCGAGCGATGCTGCCGAATGCAGCGTGGCGGCCGGCACCTACGGTGCCCTGGACCTGCTCGTTGAAATCAAAGCCTTTGCAAGCAAAGGCGAAG
The sequence above is drawn from the Fibrobacter sp. UWP2 genome and encodes:
- the tyrS gene encoding tyrosine--tRNA ligase, translated to MQFRPVKEQLDILMRGVIDVVPQEELEKKLQKSYDTGVPLRIKMGVDPTAPDVHFGHTVVMRKLRQFQDLGHTVVLIVGDYTAQIGDPSGRNKARPRLSHEQVLENAKEYQEQFFKVVRRDQVEIHYNGEWFSKLPFSKVTELMGQFTVAQMLEREDFHNRYTANTPISLHEFMYPMMQGYDSVAIKSDVELGGTDQKFNVLRGRDLQLFEGMEPQIGLFMPILLGTDGKVKMSKSIGNYVGLNEPADVMYHKIYSLADSIVENWFELLTNIPLAEIKQMMADIAAGKMNPNDAKHRLAIDIVTQYYGADAAEAAAAKEREIHSGNAIPSDAAECSVAAGTYGALDLLVEIKAFASKGEARRMVQNGGVKIGGEKLADPQSQIEIKGADQLVVQVGKRKFFKVNF